A section of the Oryza sativa Japonica Group chromosome 1, ASM3414082v1 genome encodes:
- the LOC136355495 gene encoding uncharacterized protein, protein MAQQKREFRALQQGTMSVTEYLHEFNRLARYAPEDVRTDAEKQEKFLFGLDDELTNQLISGVYEDFEKLVDKAIRQEEQRNKMDRKRKAAQISFPQGNNQKPRLMTGQLGGPSTLIVCQHRPYHPSNFDNDYNGGSHNNSKQHNHNSTPPPLMAPAQSDPPAVSVQSEQPKKGAVGKPGPCFNCGKHGHFVGKCPKLNRTGPRFIQARANHVSAEEAQAAPEVVLGTFPVNSYPATVLFDSGASHSFISKRFAGTHGLSVVELKIPMKVHTPGNDMRTAHYCPSVTIEIKRSPFLSNLILLESKDLDVILGMDWLTRNKGVIDCASRTITLTNDKGEKITFRSPASQKSVASLNQAAIEGQTETVEKSPRKLEDIPIVQEYPEVFPEDLTTMPPKRKIEFRIDLAPGTAPIYKRPYRMAANELAEVKKQKRNMSNIFVWYLRN, encoded by the exons ATGGCACaacagaagagagagttccgtgcgCTCCAGCAAGGAACCATGTCAGTTACAGAGtacttgcatgagttcaaccgccttgcgcgctacgctcctgaggacgtgcgcaccgatgctgagaagcaggagaagtttttgtttgggctcgacgatgaattgaccaaccagcTAATCTCCGGAgtttatgaggactttgagaagcttgtggacaaggctatccgCCAGGAAGAGCAACGCAACAAAATGGACCGAAAAAGAAAGGCAGCTCAGATCAGCTTTCCTCAGGGGAACAATCAGAAGCCTCGCCTCATGACGGGACAGCTAGGTGGGCCTTCCACCCTGATCGTCTGTCAGCACCGTCCCTATCACCCGAGTAACTTCGACAACGACTACAAcggtggcagtcacaacaacagtaaGCAGCACAACCACAACTCGACTCCACCCCCACTAATGGCACCAGCTCAGTCAGATCCGCCAGCTGTGTCAGTTCAGTCAGAACAACCCAAGAAGGGGGCTGTAGGAAAGCCAGgaccctgcttcaactgtggcaagcACGGCCACTTTGTTGGCAAGTGTCCGAAGCTGAATCGCACTGGACCCAGGTTCATCCAGGCCCGCGCCAATCATGTGTCTGCAGAGGAAGCAcaggcagcaccagaggtcgtgttgggcacgtttccagtgaactcatatccagcaacagttctctttgattcaggtgcctcgcattctttcatttccaaaAGATTTGCTGGGACACATGGATTATCGGTAGTGGAACTTAAAATACCGATGAAGGTTCATACCCCTGGAAATGATATGAGGACAGCACACTACTGCCCCTCGGTGACTATAGAGATCAAAAGATCACCGTTTCtatccaacctcatccttctcgaatctAAAGACCTGGATGTCattcttggaatggattggttgaccagAAACAAGGGAGTGATTGACTGCGCAAGCCGCACCATCACCCTAACCAACGACAAAGGGGAGAAGATCACCTTCCGTTCCCCAGCGTCGCAGAAGTCCGTAGCGAGTCTGAATCAGGCTGCTATTGAGGGTCAGACAGAAACAGTGGAGAAAAGTCCCAggaagttggaggatattcctatagtacaagagtatcctgaggtgttcccagaagacctcactacaatgccaccgaagagaaAAATCGAGTTCCGGATCGATTTGGCACCCGGAactgctccaatttacaagaggccgtacagaatggcagctaatgagctagcagaggtcaagaagcag aagaggaacatgagcaacatcttcGTCTGGTACTTGAgaaattga
- the LOC4327953 gene encoding metacaspase-5 — MGRKRALLVGINYPGTKAELKGCHNDVDRMHRCLVDRFGFDEDDIRVLLDRDSSGTQPTGANIRRALAQLVGDARPGDFLFFHYSGHGTRLPAETGQNDDTGYDECIVPSDMNLITDQDFRELVQKVPNGCLFTIVSDSCHSGGLLDSAKEQIGNSTRQNQTQSREREEPSDSGSGFRSFLKETVRDVFESEGIHLPRSRHSQSHYGGEDQYETYAQPTDGHTKNRSLPLSTLIEMLKEKTGKDDIDVGSIRMTLFNIFGDDASPKVKKFMKVMLGKFQQGQSGEQGGLMGMVGSLAQEFLKVKLEGNEEEAFKPAIEQEVHSVDEVYAGTKTWAPNNGILISGCQSNQTSADATTPQGSSYGALSNAIQTILADKRGNVSNKDLVMKARSLLAKQGYTQQPGLYCSDDHVHVSFIC; from the exons ATGGGCCGCAAGCGCGCGCTCCTGGTGGGCATCAACTACCCAGGCACCAAGGCTGAGCTCAAGGGCTGCCACAACGATGTGGACCGCATGCACCGCTGCCTCGTCGACCGCTTCGGCTTCGACGAGGATGACATCCGCGTCCTCCTCGACCGCGACTCCTCCGGGACGCAGCCCACCGGCGCCAACATCCGCCGGGCGCTGGCGCAGCTCGTCGGGGACGCGCGCCCCGGGGACTTCCTCTTCTTCCACTACAGCGGCCACGGCACCCGTCTGCCCGCCGAGACAGGGCAGAACGACGACACCGGCTATGACGAGTGCATCGTTCCCAGCGACATGAACCTTATCACAG ATCAAGATTTCAGAGAACTTGTGCAAAAGGTGCCCAATGGTTGCTTATTTACCATCGTCTCTGATTCTTGCCACAGTGGTGGCCTATTGGACAGCGCCAaggagcagataggtaatagtACCAGGCAGAATCAAACCCAGTCCCGTGAACGCGAAGAGCCTTCTGATTCTGGCAGTGGTTTCCGGTCATTTCTCAAAGAAACTGTTCGGGACGTGTTTGAGTCTGAGGGAATCCACCTCCCTCGTAGTCGCCATAGCCAGAGCCACTATGGAGGTGAGGACCAGTATGAGACATACGCTCAACCAACTGATGGCCACACTAAAAATCGGTCACTGCCACTTTCAACTCTTATTGAGATGCTTAAGGAGAAAACTGGGAAGGATGACATTGATGTGGGCTCAATTCGTATGACATTGTTCAACATCTTTGGAGATGATGCTAGCCCAAAGGTCAAGAAATTCATGAAAGTCATGCTTGGGAAATTCCAGCAAGGCCAATCAGGCGAACAGGGTGGTCTCATGGGAATGGTTGGCTCCCTGGCTCAAGAGTTTCTGAAGGTTAAGCTTGAAGGCAACGAGGAAGAAGCTTTCAAGCCAGCTATAGAACAAGAGGTTCACAGTGTTGACGAGGTGTATGCTGGGACTAAGACATGGGCACCTAACAACGGCATTCTGATCAGTGGGTGCCAAAGTAATCAAACATCAGCCGATGCAACCACACCGCAGGGTTCTTCATATGGTGCCCTCAGCAATGCTATCCAGACCATTCTTGCAGACAAGCGCGGAAATGTGTCAAACAAGGACCTTGTGATGAAAGCACGGTCATTGCTGGCTAAGCAAGGATACACTCAGCAGCCTGGACTTTACTGCAGCGATGACCATGTTCATGTGTCTTTTATATGCTGA
- the LOC136355496 gene encoding uncharacterized protein — protein sequence MGHGLDLVANWPWRPVAAARQHSAKRGHGQLAGNIAVADLACTSILPPIFPIVFKRPIVSIVPPEARGGGGSRREHRSGYRTPEPSSPKVSCKNGACPLPPRPLADSAATAARSRQKSSLVGRVLFRRSKSRKASPSLPSSASRRRSPLPPLPAAAAPSLHGRAPARIPPPPLPSSTSRRRPLPLLRAAAAPSLHGRAPARILPPLLPSSVSRRRRSFPSRPGAGADPPAAAPFLRELPLPPPPFSASRRRRSFSSWLGAARGFAERAPAGVGFTPPLLPQSAAVAAAPPDAIVVAPPDAAASPQAQETRSCG from the exons ATGGGTCATGGATTGGACTTGGTGGCCAACTGGCCATGGCGGCCGGTGGCTGCAGCACGACAACATTCGGCGAAGCGGGGGCATGGGCAATTAGCCGGGAACATCGCGGTTGCAGACCTTGCATGCACT TCCATTTTGCCCCCCATCTTCCCCATCGTCTTCAAACGCCCCATTGTCTCCATCGTCCCGCCggaggcgcgcggcggtggcggcagccgcCGGGAGCACCGGTCCGGGTACCGGACGCCCGAGCCGTCATCGCCCAAGGTCTCCTGCAAGAACGGCGCATGCCCGCTGCCGCCCCGGCCGCTGGCcgactccgccgccaccgcagcgcGCAGCCGGCAGAAGAGCTCGCTCGTCGGGAGGGTGCTTTTCCGTCGCAGCAAGTCGAGGaaggcgtcgccgtcgctcccttcctccgcgagccgccgccgcagccccctTCCTccgcttcccgccgccgccgccccttcccttcacggccgggcgccggcgcggatcccgccgccgccgctcccttcctccacgagccgccgccgcccccttcctctgcttcgcgccgccgccgctccttcccTTCACGGCCGGGCGCCGGCGCGGATCCTGCCGCCGCTACTCCCTTcctccgtgagccgccgccgccgctccttcccttcacggccgggcgccggcgcggatccccccgccgccgctcccttccTCCGcgagctgccgctgccgccgccccctttctccgcttcccgccgccgccgctctttcTCTTCATGGCTGGGCGCCGCGCGTGGGTTTGCCGAGCGGGCGCCGGCGGGGGTCGGCTtcacgccgccgctgcttcctcagagtgccgccgttgccgccgcgccgcccgacgccatcgtcgtcgcACCGCCTGACGCCGCCGCAAGCCCACA